A single Metarhizium brunneum chromosome 5, complete sequence DNA region contains:
- the UBP19 gene encoding Ubiquitin carboxyl-terminal hydrolase 19 has protein sequence MEANTKDSSLCTVCDKHDARLCGRCKSVRYCSAECQKEDWPTHKLPCKAFSNFDVSTRETSEHFRVLFFPVNEKPKFIWLEGKWVDGYQYLEIGSLPGIKGFLDEATIQYSSRLGRKLDDSIYIIARDEFRIDGSLPNKGVAAITSTKPGRHYDWRGPFIAFGKCRRGLRARKCRDIDMQDFRHVVDFFLSYGSPSPSWLRRDD, from the coding sequence ATGGAGGCAAACACCAAAGATTCTTCACTTTGCACCGTCTGCGACAAGCACGATGCCCGTTTGTGCGGACGGTGCAAGAGTGTACGTTACTGCTCAGCAGAATGCCAAAAGGAGGATTGGCCCACCCACAAACTCCCGTGCAAGGCTTTTTCCAATTTCGACGTATCTACTAGGGAGACCAGCGAGCACTTCCGGGTCCTTTTCTTTCCAGTCAATGAGAAGCCCAAGTTCATATGGCTTGAGGGCAAATGGGTCGATGGCTATCAATATCTGGAAATTGGCTCACTTCCAGGAATAAAGGGTTTCCTAGACGAGGCCACCATTCAGTACAGTTCTCGGCTGGGACGCAAACTCGATGATTCAATCTACATTATCGCCCGCGACGAATTCCGTATCGATGGATCATTGCCCAACAAGGGCGTCGCAGCCATCACTTCCACCAAGCCTGGGCGACACTACGACTGGCGAGGGCCGTTCATTGCCTTTGGAAAGTGCAGGCGCGGCTTGAGGGCACGCAAATGCAGAGACATCGACATGCAAGACTTCCGGCACGTTGTCGACTTTTTCCTCTCATATGGAAGTCCGAGTCCGTCGTGGTTGAGACGTGATGATTAA
- the TAD2 gene encoding tRNA-specific adenosine deaminase TAD2: MPLLQSLGLAPATNAVRKLFGWLGPKKENEKDGLRVPPSSDTESSLAHHSPQTSPTDTDTNASRRPQPPQVTIPHTSNPDIMVVADPWLSQEDKENRPPGKDDGSDLVGPFKKVAIDSHAPASADAADTKDVEEAIEDPAVLAERAHHLRFIEEALDMARLALRTNETPVGCVLVHNGTIIAKGMNATNVTRNGTRHAEFMAISALLSEPRRNGPRQTSLRPKDLPRRLPKTPDDASDASSVESRRPDEGNEDGKKGHLYPYGQKIHPGDRVSREIIRECILYVTVEPCVMCASLLRQLGIKKVYFGAVNDKFGGTGGVFSIHANSLPVREDGQTASAHPTPRPSQLPDGSGTLGTSYPPGGGDGGNVEEGYEIEGGWGRDEAVGLLRRFYVQENGRAPVPRKKEGRAARLAAMMEKDDEAGVDGPTVDGGQEQDAGLQQEDAVDASHDPNMAANGSPETQVDSAWVVA, from the exons ATGCCGCTGCTTCAGTCTCTCGGGCTGGCACCTGCCACAAATGCCGTTCGCAAGCTGTTTGGTTGGTTGGGAcccaagaaagaaaacgaAAAGGACGGACTGAGGGTCCCGCCATCCTCTGATACAGAATCGAGTTTGGCCCATCATTCACCGCAGACCTCGCCTACAGACACCGACACAAACGCGTCAAGACGGCCACAACCCCCACAAGTTACCATCCCGCATACCAGCAATCCAGACATCATGGTCGTGGCTGACCCGTGGCTCTCCCAAGAAGACAAGGAGAACCGTCCGCCGGGAAAGGATGATGGTTCAGACTTGGTTGGCCCCTTCAAGAAGGTGGCCATTGATTCACACGCTCCCGCGagtgctgatgctgctgatACCAAAGACGTCGAGGAGGCGATTGAAGACCCCGCCGTTTTGGCCGAACGGGCTCACCACCTGCGGTTTATCGAGGAGGCCCTTGACATG GCTCGTCTTGCCTTGCGGACAAACGAAACTCCTGTGGGCTGCGTGCTCGTACACAACGGCACCATTATCGCGAAAGGCATGAATGCCACCAATGTTACGCGCAACGGCACCCGGCACGCGGAATTCATGGCCATCTCAGCACTCTTATCCGAACCACGCCGAAATGGCCCTCGCCAGACGTCACTGAGACCAAAGGACCTCCCCAGGCGGTTGCCCAAGACGCCTGACGATGCTTCCGATGCAAGCTCGGTTGAGTCAAGGCGCCCAGACGAGGGCAACGAAGACGGGAAGAAGGGCCATCTATATCCATACGGACAGAAAATCCATCCTGGAGACAGGGTTAGCCGCGAGATCATTCGTGAATGCATTCTCTACGTCACTGTCGAACCTTGTGTGATGTGCGCATCTCTCCTTCGTCAGCTGGGTATCAAAAAGGTGTATTTTGGGGCCGTCAATGACAAATTTGGTGGCACTGGAGGTGTCTTTAGTATTCATGCCAACTCTCTCCCTGTCAGGGAGGACGGGCAAACCGCGAGCGCACATCCTACTCCTCGGCCATCGCAGCTTCCGGATGGCAGTGGAACATTAGGGACGTCGTACCCACCCGGCGGAGGAGACGGTGGCAATGTAGAAGAGGGATATGAGATTGAGGGGGGTTGGGGTCGCGATGAAGCCGTCGGGCTCTTGAGACGATTTTACGTCCAGGAGAATGGACGAG CTCCCGTACCTAGAAAGAAGGAGGGAAGGGCGGCTCGACTAGCAGCGATGATGGAAAAGGATGATGAGGCTGGTGTTGACGGTCCCACCGTCGATGGGGGCCAAGAACAGGATGCAGGGCTCCAGCAGGAGGACGCTGTGGACGCAAGCCATGACCCAAACATGGCCGCGAATGGCTCGCCGGAAACACAAGTCGATTCGGCTTGGGTGGTTGCATGA
- the SB09 gene encoding Thioredoxin H-type — MPVTEIQTTAQFDALVGTKQLVAEFTSGWCKPCGWIGPKYEQLSRRYGNLTFVVVDGDKLRDLVARYKITGLPQFIMFRGGRIVDEFGGIVEDVLERRVARFAGGS, encoded by the coding sequence ATGCCCGTGACGGAAATACAAACCACGGCGCAGTTCGACGCGCTCGTCGGGACGAAGCAGCTCGTGGCGGAATTCACGAGCGGCTGGTGCAAGCCGTGTGGTTGGATTGGACCCAAGTACGAGCAGCTGTCGCGGCGGTATGGGAATCTCACGTTTGTGGTGGTGGACGGGGATAAGCTGCGCGACTTGGTGGCCCGGTATAAGATTACGGGGCTGCCGCAGTTTATTATGTTTAGGGGCGGGAGGATTGTCGATGAGTTTGGGGGGATTGTGGAGGACGTGCTGGAGAGGAGGGTTGCGCGGTTTGCGGGGGGGAGTTGA